In Nocardioides palaemonis, a single genomic region encodes these proteins:
- a CDS encoding dihydropteroate synthase, translated as MAAEPLRTVLRSASREVVIGHDSRFTVIGERINPTGRRIFQEQLREGDFSAIERDVKAQVEGGADVLDVNMGVPLTDEPDLLAKAIQMVQGLTDLPVCIDSSVVEALEAGLSVYQGRALVNSVTAEDDRLELILPLVKKHDAAIIALPNDHDEIPMEADKRVELTAKIVRVATEEYGIAQADIVIDPLAMPIGADTTTSLVTFEVMRRIRDDFGVNMTCGASNVSFGMPGRHTLNATWLPMAMTSGLTSAIMDARTPQVVEAVKAADVFLGHDDWGMAWISAHRAKQAAAEGS; from the coding sequence ATGGCCGCCGAGCCGCTGCGCACCGTCCTGCGCTCGGCCTCCCGCGAGGTGGTCATCGGCCACGACTCCCGGTTCACGGTCATCGGCGAGCGGATCAACCCCACCGGTCGCCGGATCTTCCAGGAGCAGCTGCGCGAGGGCGACTTCTCCGCGATCGAGCGCGACGTCAAGGCCCAGGTCGAGGGCGGCGCCGACGTCCTCGACGTCAACATGGGCGTGCCGCTCACCGACGAGCCGGACCTGCTGGCCAAGGCGATCCAGATGGTGCAGGGCCTCACCGACCTCCCGGTCTGCATCGACTCCTCCGTGGTCGAGGCGCTCGAGGCGGGCCTCTCGGTCTACCAGGGCCGCGCGCTGGTCAACTCCGTCACCGCCGAGGACGACCGCCTCGAGCTGATCCTGCCGCTGGTCAAGAAGCACGACGCCGCGATCATCGCGCTGCCCAACGACCACGACGAGATCCCGATGGAGGCCGACAAGCGCGTCGAGCTCACCGCGAAGATCGTCCGCGTCGCCACCGAGGAGTACGGCATCGCACAGGCCGACATCGTGATCGACCCGCTCGCCATGCCGATCGGCGCCGACACCACGACCAGCCTGGTCACCTTCGAGGTGATGCGGCGCATCCGCGACGACTTCGGCGTCAACATGACCTGCGGGGCCTCCAACGTCTCGTTCGGGATGCCGGGACGCCACACGCTCAACGCGACGTGGCTGCCGATGGCGATGACCTCCGGGCTGACCAGCGCGATCATGGACGCCCGCACCCCGCAGGTGGTCGAGGCGGTCAAGGCCGCCGACGTCTTCCTCGGCCACGACGATTGGGGCATGGCCTGGATCTCCGCCCACCGGGCCAAGCAGGCAGCCGCCGAGGGATCGTGA
- a CDS encoding adenosine deaminase yields MAGPDGGARRRRDVTALPKAHLHLHFTGSMRHATLLELAERDGIALPDSLVEDWPPRLSAADEKGWFRFQRLYDVARSVLRTPDDVRRLVLEAAEDDVRDGGRWLEIQVDPSGYAARFGGVTEFTDLVLDCVRDASERTGLGIAVVVAANRTRHPLDARTLARLAAQYAGRGVVGFGLSNDERRGTTADFEGAFRIAERAGLLLVPHGGELLGPEHVRTCLDRLGAQRLGHGVRSAEDPALLDRIVEQGVALEVCPVSNVALGVYSDLTSVPLPQLLSAGATVALGADDPLLFGSRLAGQYATMRAAHDLDDATLARLAEMSFAASQAPSDVVAAARRDIAAWLAAPTT; encoded by the coding sequence ATGGCTGGTCCGGACGGGGGTGCGCGCCGTCGGCGCGACGTGACGGCGCTGCCCAAGGCGCACCTGCACCTGCACTTCACCGGCTCGATGCGCCATGCGACGCTGCTCGAGCTCGCCGAGCGCGACGGGATCGCGCTGCCCGACTCGCTGGTGGAGGACTGGCCGCCGCGGCTGAGCGCGGCCGACGAGAAGGGCTGGTTCCGCTTCCAGCGGCTCTACGACGTGGCCCGCTCGGTGCTGCGCACGCCCGACGACGTACGGCGGCTGGTGCTCGAGGCCGCCGAGGACGACGTGCGCGACGGCGGGCGCTGGCTGGAGATCCAGGTCGACCCGAGCGGCTACGCGGCGCGCTTCGGTGGCGTCACCGAGTTCACCGACCTCGTCCTCGACTGCGTGCGCGACGCGTCGGAGCGCACCGGCCTGGGCATCGCGGTGGTCGTCGCCGCCAACCGCACCCGGCACCCCCTCGACGCCCGGACGCTGGCCCGCCTGGCCGCGCAGTACGCCGGGCGCGGGGTGGTCGGCTTCGGGCTGTCGAACGACGAGCGCCGGGGCACCACCGCCGACTTCGAGGGCGCGTTCCGGATCGCCGAGCGCGCCGGCCTGCTGCTGGTCCCCCACGGCGGCGAGCTGCTCGGACCGGAGCACGTCCGCACCTGCCTGGACCGGCTCGGCGCGCAGCGGCTCGGCCACGGCGTGCGCAGCGCCGAGGACCCCGCCCTGCTCGACCGGATCGTGGAGCAGGGGGTCGCCCTCGAGGTGTGCCCGGTGTCCAACGTCGCGCTCGGCGTCTACTCCGATCTCACGTCGGTGCCGCTGCCGCAGCTGCTGTCGGCCGGCGCCACGGTCGCCCTCGGCGCCGACGACCCGCTGCTGTTCGGCTCGCGCCTGGCCGGGCAGTACGCCACGATGCGCGCCGCGCACGACCTCGACGACGCCACCCTGGCCCGCCTGGCCGAGATGTCGTTCGCGGCCTCGCAGGCCCCCTCGGACGTCGTCGCCGCGGCCCGCCGCGACATCGCCGCCTGGCTCGCTGCCCCCACCACCTGA
- a CDS encoding ASKHA domain-containing protein, which translates to MTSPTEGPDFSLADVAREGLIERPGAEAAAHDGTGRVDLTFTVHSTGEGGAEVAPAVRGVRVPPGVTVFDAASWNGIAIDSTCGGHGTCHKCRIQITSEVEVPITRHDARTFTESQLSDGWRLGCLVHATRDLAVEVPPLVTRPKAATVGIGRQVILRPALQKRYVELAEPTLEDQRTDLVRLTDAIDDLELTADLHVLRRLATVLRSADFKVTAVVLDEVLVDVEPGDTTGARYAIAFDLGTTTVVGTLLDVGTGTPLAVASMLNAQQPFGGDVISRISATMLDPDALDRLRTAAGATLADLARRVCGEAGIDPTQVYEVAVAGNATMTALALGIDPEPLGVAPFVMSAAQPPSVLATDLGLTLHPRARAFFFPALGAYVGGDIVAGMLATGMDRDKRTRLFIDVGTNCEIVLSDGETLLSTAAPAGPAFEGGAIRCGMRAADGAIEVVKVDPQAADPADAVTLGVIGDVEPKGLCGSGLVDAVAELVRVGLLDSTGRFVPDADAPGIAPALADRMALVGEERVFVLHRPAPDAEPAECVYLSQRDVRELQFAKAAISTGWSLLLDQLGLEHRDVQQVLLAGSFGSYLSPASAIRIGLVPRLPVLRIVAAGNVAGEGAKMALLSVRERAGALALLEEVTYVELSDRPDFNDAFVEQLAFGS; encoded by the coding sequence ATGACGTCACCGACCGAGGGACCCGACTTCTCCCTCGCCGACGTCGCGCGGGAGGGCCTGATCGAGCGCCCGGGTGCCGAGGCGGCCGCCCACGACGGGACCGGCCGCGTCGACCTCACCTTCACCGTCCACTCGACCGGGGAGGGCGGCGCGGAGGTCGCGCCGGCGGTGCGCGGCGTACGCGTCCCGCCGGGCGTGACGGTCTTCGACGCCGCGTCGTGGAACGGCATCGCGATCGACTCGACCTGCGGCGGCCACGGCACCTGCCACAAGTGCCGCATCCAGATCACGTCCGAGGTCGAGGTGCCGATCACCCGGCACGACGCCCGCACCTTCACCGAGTCCCAGTTGTCCGACGGCTGGCGGCTCGGCTGCCTGGTGCACGCCACCCGCGACCTCGCCGTCGAGGTCCCGCCGCTCGTCACCCGGCCCAAGGCGGCGACCGTCGGGATCGGGCGCCAGGTGATCCTGCGGCCCGCGCTCCAGAAGCGCTACGTCGAGCTCGCGGAGCCGACGCTGGAGGACCAGCGCACCGACCTGGTGCGACTCACCGACGCGATCGACGACCTCGAGCTCACCGCCGACCTGCACGTCCTGCGGCGGCTGGCGACGGTGCTGCGCAGCGCCGACTTCAAGGTCACCGCGGTCGTCCTCGACGAGGTGCTCGTCGACGTGGAGCCGGGCGACACGACCGGGGCGCGCTACGCGATCGCCTTCGACCTCGGCACGACGACCGTCGTCGGGACACTGCTCGACGTCGGCACCGGCACGCCGCTGGCCGTCGCGTCGATGCTCAACGCCCAGCAGCCGTTCGGTGGAGACGTGATCTCCCGGATCAGCGCGACCATGCTCGACCCGGACGCGCTCGACCGGCTCCGCACCGCCGCCGGCGCGACGCTCGCCGACCTCGCGCGCCGGGTGTGCGGCGAGGCCGGGATCGACCCCACCCAGGTCTACGAGGTCGCGGTGGCCGGCAACGCCACGATGACCGCGCTCGCGCTCGGGATCGACCCCGAGCCGCTGGGGGTGGCGCCGTTCGTCATGTCGGCCGCGCAGCCCCCGTCGGTCCTCGCCACCGACCTCGGGCTCACCCTGCACCCGCGCGCCCGCGCGTTCTTCTTCCCGGCGCTCGGCGCCTACGTCGGCGGCGACATCGTCGCCGGCATGCTCGCGACCGGCATGGACCGCGACAAGCGCACCCGGCTCTTCATCGACGTCGGCACCAACTGCGAGATCGTCCTCAGCGACGGCGAGACACTGCTGTCCACCGCCGCCCCGGCGGGCCCGGCGTTCGAGGGCGGCGCGATCCGCTGCGGGATGCGCGCCGCCGACGGCGCCATCGAGGTGGTGAAGGTCGACCCGCAGGCGGCCGACCCGGCCGACGCCGTCACCCTCGGCGTGATCGGCGACGTCGAGCCCAAGGGGCTGTGCGGGTCCGGGCTGGTCGACGCGGTCGCCGAGCTGGTGCGGGTGGGCCTGCTGGACAGCACCGGGCGGTTCGTCCCCGACGCGGACGCCCCCGGCATCGCTCCCGCGCTGGCCGACCGGATGGCCCTCGTCGGCGAGGAGCGGGTGTTCGTCCTCCACCGCCCCGCCCCCGACGCCGAGCCCGCCGAGTGCGTCTACCTCTCCCAGCGCGACGTCCGCGAGCTGCAGTTCGCCAAGGCCGCGATCTCCACCGGCTGGTCGCTGCTGCTCGACCAGCTCGGCCTCGAGCACCGCGACGTGCAGCAGGTGCTGCTCGCCGGCTCCTTCGGCAGCTATCTCTCCCCCGCCTCGGCGATCCGGATCGGCCTGGTCCCCCGCCTGCCGGTGCTGCGGATCGTCGCCGCCGGCAACGTCGCCGGCGAGGGCGCCAAGATGGCGCTGCTCTCGGTCCGCGAGCGCGCCGGTGCGCTGGCGCTGCTCGAGGAGGTGACCTATGTCGAGCTCTCCGACCGCCCCGACTTCAACGACGCCTTCGTCGAGCAGCTCGCTTTCGGTTCCTGA
- a CDS encoding methylenetetrahydrofolate reductase, with protein sequence MRNKRTAATLARLLEHARYEVLPTASTEDKVLQNVPRDLVVTVTASPSKGLEATLDLSERLAGHGYDVVPHLAARMVSGRAELTEVVDRLRGKGISRVFVPGGDAEAVGDYPDALALLEDLKELGSPFSHVGITGYPESHPTIHDDLTVQSMWDKRRYATHIVSNLTFDPALVRDWIHRLRARGVTMPLLLGMPGPVERTKLLGMATKIGVGESTRFLAKNKGLFARLAAPGGFTGESFLEKCAPALGEDGALVEGLHVFTFNQVAETEAWRTGLLEQLRR encoded by the coding sequence ATGCGCAACAAACGGACCGCCGCCACCCTCGCCCGGCTCCTCGAGCACGCCCGGTACGAGGTGCTGCCCACCGCGAGCACCGAGGACAAGGTGCTCCAGAACGTCCCCCGCGACCTGGTCGTGACGGTGACTGCCTCACCCTCGAAGGGGCTGGAGGCGACGCTCGACCTGTCCGAGCGGCTCGCCGGCCACGGCTACGACGTCGTGCCCCACCTCGCCGCCCGGATGGTCTCCGGGCGCGCCGAGCTGACCGAGGTGGTCGACCGGCTGCGCGGCAAGGGGATCTCGCGGGTGTTCGTGCCGGGCGGCGACGCCGAGGCGGTGGGCGACTACCCCGACGCCCTCGCGCTGCTCGAGGACCTCAAGGAGCTCGGCTCGCCGTTCTCCCACGTCGGGATCACCGGCTACCCCGAGTCGCACCCGACCATCCACGACGACCTCACCGTGCAGTCGATGTGGGACAAGCGGCGCTACGCCACCCACATCGTCAGCAACCTGACCTTCGACCCCGCTCTCGTGCGCGACTGGATCCACCGGCTCCGCGCCCGCGGGGTCACCATGCCGCTCCTGCTCGGGATGCCCGGACCGGTCGAGCGCACCAAGCTCCTCGGCATGGCCACCAAGATCGGGGTGGGGGAGTCGACGCGGTTCCTGGCCAAGAACAAGGGCCTCTTCGCCCGGCTCGCCGCCCCCGGAGGCTTCACCGGGGAGAGCTTCCTGGAGAAGTGCGCCCCGGCCCTCGGCGAGGACGGTGCCCTGGTGGAGGGCCTGCACGTCTTCACCTTCAACCAGGTCGCCGAGACCGAGGCGTGGCGCACGGGCCTGCTGGAGCAGCTCCGCCGCTGA
- a CDS encoding DnaB-like helicase C-terminal domain-containing protein has translation MDIQLTTIGASLVRSDERMLTGRNAAGRVWKTGFGGLDPLIGGGMRAGSLLLLAGPQGMGKSTFALQIARNNAATGRPVLYFSYEHDAEDISQKLLALEAGELDESDQVRMTNIRAIFDDLWVSSLERRLESVPAGVEALTRMERYADQLFVHRSTGSRTDLAAISQTIDSVRATTGTAPLVVVDYLQKVKSTQLDDESRSTEVVEGLKDLAIDIGAPVLAIAAADKTALRSGTRMRAADLRGSSALAYEADVVMVLNNKFDIVARHHLTYDLTNAERFKDWAVLTLEKNRFGRDGVVLQFRTRFDQGRYESEGVEVKEQLIDDRVFRE, from the coding sequence GTGGACATCCAGCTCACGACCATCGGCGCCTCCCTCGTGCGCAGCGACGAGCGCATGCTCACCGGGCGCAACGCCGCGGGGCGCGTGTGGAAGACCGGCTTCGGCGGCCTCGACCCGCTGATCGGCGGCGGCATGCGCGCCGGCTCCCTGCTGCTGCTCGCCGGCCCCCAGGGCATGGGCAAGTCGACCTTCGCACTGCAGATCGCCCGCAACAACGCTGCGACCGGCCGCCCGGTCCTCTACTTCTCCTACGAGCACGACGCCGAGGACATCAGCCAGAAGCTGCTGGCCCTCGAGGCCGGCGAGCTCGACGAGTCGGACCAGGTGCGGATGACCAACATCCGCGCGATCTTCGACGACCTCTGGGTCAGCTCGCTGGAGCGACGCCTGGAGTCGGTGCCGGCCGGCGTCGAGGCGCTCACCCGGATGGAGCGCTACGCCGACCAGCTCTTCGTGCACCGCTCCACCGGCAGCCGTACCGACCTCGCCGCGATCTCGCAGACCATCGACTCGGTGCGCGCCACGACCGGCACCGCGCCGCTGGTCGTCGTGGACTACCTCCAGAAGGTGAAGTCCACCCAGCTCGACGACGAGAGCCGCTCGACCGAGGTGGTCGAGGGCCTCAAGGACCTCGCCATCGACATCGGCGCGCCGGTGCTGGCGATCGCCGCCGCCGACAAGACGGCGCTGCGCTCCGGCACCCGCATGCGCGCCGCGGACCTGCGCGGCTCGAGCGCGCTGGCGTACGAGGCCGACGTGGTGATGGTGCTCAACAACAAGTTCGACATCGTCGCGCGCCACCACCTCACCTACGACCTCACCAACGCCGAGCGCTTCAAGGACTGGGCCGTCCTCACCCTCGAGAAGAACCGGTTCGGGCGGGACGGCGTGGTGCTGCAGTTCCGCACCCGCTTCGACCAGGGCCGCTACGAGAGCGAGGGCGTCGAGGTCAAGGAGCAGCTGATCGACGACCGGGTGTTCCGGGAGTGA
- the nusG gene encoding transcription termination/antitermination protein NusG — MSDSNDVDQVEDQVGSVDEVTEDDLELAEGADVEDDAPVAETDEESAEDTEDDDESAEDDAAVAEATDEDPLEAFRRELWAKPGDWFVVHTYSGMEKRVKHNLENRIISLNMEDYIHEIVVPTEEVAEIKNGQRKMVTRTVLPGYVLVRMDLTDESWSAVRHTPSVTGFVGHSHQPVPLSMSEVEDMLAPAVVAVAEAEAAAEKGSATTPRKPVEVADFEVSDSVMVVDGPFATLHATITEINAESQRVKALVEIFGRETPVELSFSQIQRV; from the coding sequence GTGTCGGACAGCAATGACGTGGACCAGGTCGAGGACCAGGTCGGTTCCGTCGACGAGGTGACCGAGGACGACCTCGAGCTCGCGGAGGGTGCCGACGTCGAGGACGACGCGCCGGTCGCGGAGACCGACGAGGAGTCCGCCGAGGACACCGAGGACGACGACGAGTCGGCCGAGGACGACGCCGCCGTCGCCGAGGCGACCGACGAGGACCCGCTCGAGGCGTTCCGCCGCGAGCTGTGGGCCAAGCCGGGCGACTGGTTCGTCGTGCACACCTACTCCGGCATGGAGAAGCGGGTCAAGCACAACCTCGAGAACCGCATCATCTCCCTCAACATGGAGGACTACATCCACGAGATCGTGGTCCCCACCGAGGAGGTCGCGGAGATCAAGAACGGCCAGCGCAAGATGGTCACCCGCACCGTCCTGCCCGGCTACGTGCTGGTCCGCATGGACCTCACCGACGAGTCCTGGTCGGCCGTGCGCCACACGCCGTCGGTCACCGGCTTCGTGGGCCACAGCCACCAGCCGGTCCCGCTCAGCATGAGCGAGGTCGAGGACATGCTCGCGCCGGCCGTCGTGGCCGTCGCCGAGGCCGAGGCCGCCGCCGAGAAGGGCTCGGCCACGACGCCGCGCAAGCCCGTCGAGGTGGCGGACTTCGAGGTCTCCGACTCCGTCATGGTCGTGGACGGCCCGTTCGCCACGCTCCACGCGACGATCACCGAGATCAACGCTGAGTCGCAGCGCGTCAAGGCGCTCGTCGAGATCTTCGGCCGCGAGACCCCGGTCGAGCTGTCCTTCAGCCAGATCCAGCGGGTCTGA
- a CDS encoding DUF1638 domain-containing protein, with amino-acid sequence MSSSPTAPTSTTPSSSSSLSVPEEVAQQPSRRTVPEGRVALIACGAIAQPAAAVVARRGWAVDVHPLPPLLHNHPDRIAGEVRALALRLAPDHSRVAIGYADCGTYGALDEVCRDLGVERLPGLHCYDLYAGPERLARFFDDQPGTYLLTDFLVRSFARTVLQEMGLDRYPELRDAYFGHYTRVVWLAQSPDAELQALAEEAAASIGLPLTVVETGDHRLEAALADLVRTG; translated from the coding sequence ATGTCGAGCTCTCCGACCGCCCCGACTTCAACGACGCCTTCGTCGAGCAGCTCGCTTTCGGTTCCTGAGGAGGTTGCGCAGCAACCGTCTCGAAGGACGGTTCCTGAGGGCCGGGTCGCGCTGATCGCCTGCGGCGCGATCGCCCAGCCGGCGGCCGCGGTCGTCGCCCGCCGCGGCTGGGCCGTCGACGTCCACCCGCTCCCGCCGCTGCTGCACAACCACCCCGACCGGATCGCGGGCGAGGTGCGCGCGCTGGCGCTCCGGCTCGCGCCGGACCACTCCCGGGTGGCGATCGGCTACGCCGACTGCGGGACGTACGGCGCGCTCGACGAGGTGTGCCGCGACCTCGGCGTCGAGCGGCTCCCGGGGCTGCACTGCTACGACCTCTACGCCGGCCCCGAGCGGCTCGCCCGGTTCTTCGACGACCAGCCCGGCACCTACCTGCTGACCGACTTCCTGGTGCGGTCCTTCGCCCGCACGGTGCTGCAGGAGATGGGCCTCGACCGCTACCCCGAGCTGCGCGACGCGTACTTCGGCCACTACACGCGCGTGGTCTGGCTCGCCCAGTCGCCCGACGCCGAGCTCCAGGCGCTGGCCGAGGAGGCCGCCGCGAGCATCGGCCTGCCGCTCACCGTCGTCGAGACCGGCGACCACCGGCTCGAGGCAGCCCTCGCCGACCTCGTCCGCACGGGCTAG
- the rplA gene encoding 50S ribosomal protein L1 — MQRSKTYRAAAETFDKDELYAPLAAIKIAKGGSKKKFDETLDVVMRLGVDPRKADQMVRGTVNLPHGTGKTARVLVFANADKAEAAREAGAEFVGGDELIEKVAGGWLDFDAVVATPDMMGKVGRLGRVLGPRSLMPNPKTGTVTPDVAKAVTDIKGGKIEFRVDRHANLHFIIGKASFSETQLAENYAAALEEVLRLKPASSKGRYIKKVTVSTTMGPGVQVDPNRTKNVASEDEAVQA; from the coding sequence ATGCAGCGCAGCAAGACCTACCGCGCGGCGGCCGAGACGTTCGACAAGGACGAGCTCTACGCCCCGCTGGCCGCCATCAAGATCGCCAAGGGCGGCTCGAAGAAGAAGTTCGACGAGACCCTCGACGTCGTCATGCGCCTGGGTGTCGACCCGCGCAAGGCCGACCAGATGGTCCGCGGCACCGTGAACCTCCCGCACGGCACGGGCAAGACCGCCCGCGTCCTGGTGTTCGCGAACGCCGACAAGGCCGAGGCCGCCCGTGAGGCCGGCGCCGAGTTCGTCGGTGGCGACGAGCTGATCGAGAAGGTCGCCGGCGGCTGGCTCGACTTCGACGCCGTCGTCGCGACCCCCGACATGATGGGCAAGGTCGGTCGTCTCGGCCGCGTCCTCGGCCCGCGCTCGCTCATGCCGAACCCGAAGACCGGCACGGTGACCCCCGACGTCGCCAAGGCCGTCACCGACATCAAGGGCGGCAAGATCGAGTTCCGCGTCGACCGCCACGCCAACCTGCACTTCATCATCGGCAAGGCCTCCTTCTCCGAGACCCAGCTCGCGGAGAACTACGCCGCCGCCCTCGAGGAGGTGCTGCGTCTCAAGCCGGCCAGCTCCAAGGGCCGCTACATCAAGAAGGTCACCGTCTCCACGACGATGGGCCCGGGCGTCCAGGTGGACCCCAACCGCACCAAGAACGTCGCGTCGGAGGACGAGGCCGTCCAGGCCTGA
- the rplJ gene encoding 50S ribosomal protein L10, whose product MARPEKTAAVAEIVDSFNGSAGAVLTEYRGLTVKQLQDLRRSLGENANYAVVKNTLAKIAATEVGIDGFDDLLTGPTAIAFINGDVVEAAKGLRDFAKANPALVIKGGVLDGKPLDAAEVAKLADLESRDVLLGKMAGAMLASLSQAVYLLNAPIAQAARLAGALQAKAEQDPSILAGGAGTPAAAEDAPADEAPSAEGAEETEATDEAAEPAAESTDA is encoded by the coding sequence ATGGCGCGGCCAGAGAAGACTGCCGCCGTCGCAGAGATCGTTGACTCGTTCAACGGCTCCGCCGGCGCTGTGCTGACCGAGTACCGCGGGCTCACCGTGAAGCAGCTGCAGGACCTGCGGCGCTCCCTCGGCGAGAACGCCAACTACGCCGTGGTCAAGAACACGCTGGCCAAGATTGCCGCCACCGAGGTGGGCATCGACGGCTTCGACGACCTGCTGACCGGCCCCACCGCCATCGCCTTCATCAATGGAGACGTGGTCGAGGCCGCCAAGGGTCTGCGTGACTTTGCCAAGGCGAACCCCGCCCTTGTCATCAAGGGTGGAGTCCTGGACGGCAAGCCGCTCGACGCTGCCGAGGTCGCCAAGCTGGCCGACCTCGAGTCGCGCGACGTGCTGCTGGGCAAGATGGCGGGCGCGATGCTCGCCAGCCTGTCCCAGGCCGTCTACCTGCTCAACGCCCCGATCGCCCAGGCCGCCCGTCTCGCGGGTGCGCTGCAGGCCAAGGCCGAGCAGGACCCCTCGATCCTCGCAGGTGGTGCCGGCACGCCGGCCGCTGCCGAGGACGCTCCGGCCGACGAGGCCCCCTCTGCCGAGGGTGCCGAGGAGACCGAGGCGACCGACGAGGCTGCCGAGCCGGCCGCCGAGTCCACCGACGCCTGA
- the secE gene encoding preprotein translocase subunit SecE, with product MADGNAVQDARRDSRGDDRGRTGPATFMRQVVAELRKVVWPTQQQLITYFFVVLVFVTVVMALVSVLDLAFGKLVFELFTGSNTQ from the coding sequence GTGGCCGACGGCAACGCGGTTCAGGACGCGCGACGCGACTCGCGCGGCGACGACCGTGGTCGCACCGGTCCGGCCACGTTCATGCGTCAGGTGGTCGCCGAGCTGCGCAAGGTCGTGTGGCCGACGCAGCAGCAGCTGATCACCTACTTCTTCGTCGTGCTCGTCTTCGTCACCGTGGTGATGGCGCTGGTCTCGGTGCTCGACCTGGCTTTCGGAAAGCTGGTCTTCGAGCTCTTCACCGGCAGCAACACCCAGTGA
- the rplK gene encoding 50S ribosomal protein L11, producing the protein MPPKKKIAALVKVQLQAGSATPAPPVGTALGPHGVNIMDFCKAYNAQTESMRGNVIPVEITIYEDRSFDFITKTPPAAELIKKAAGLSKGSGVPHKDKVGKLTKDQIREIATTKLPDLNANDIDAAMKIVEGTARSMGVTTD; encoded by the coding sequence ATGCCTCCCAAGAAGAAGATCGCCGCACTCGTCAAGGTGCAGCTGCAGGCCGGCTCGGCCACCCCGGCCCCGCCGGTCGGTACGGCCCTCGGCCCGCACGGCGTCAACATCATGGACTTCTGCAAGGCCTACAACGCCCAGACCGAGTCCATGCGCGGCAACGTCATCCCCGTCGAGATCACCATCTACGAGGACCGTTCCTTCGACTTCATCACCAAGACCCCGCCGGCCGCCGAGCTGATCAAGAAGGCCGCCGGCCTCTCCAAGGGCTCGGGCGTCCCGCACAAGGACAAGGTCGGCAAGCTGACCAAGGACCAGATCCGCGAGATCGCGACCACCAAGCTGCCCGACCTCAACGCCAACGACATCGACGCCGCCATGAAGATCGTCGAGGGCACCGCCCGCTCGATGGGCGTCACGACCGACTGA
- the rplL gene encoding 50S ribosomal protein L7/L12: MAKLSTDELLDAFKEMTLIELSEFVKQFEDTFGVTAAAPVAVAAPAAGGAAGGDAAAAEEKDEFEVVLEAAGDKKINVIKEVRALTSLGLKEAKDLVEAAPKTILENATKDAADKAKEALEAAGATVTVK, encoded by the coding sequence ATGGCGAAGCTCAGCACCGACGAGCTCCTTGACGCGTTCAAGGAGATGACCCTGATCGAGCTCTCCGAGTTCGTCAAGCAGTTCGAGGACACCTTCGGCGTGACCGCCGCCGCTCCCGTCGCCGTGGCCGCCCCGGCCGCCGGTGGCGCCGCTGGTGGCGACGCCGCCGCCGCCGAGGAGAAGGACGAGTTCGAGGTCGTCCTCGAGGCCGCCGGCGACAAGAAGATCAACGTCATCAAGGAGGTGCGCGCCCTGACCTCCCTCGGTCTGAAGGAGGCCAAGGACCTCGTCGAGGCCGCCCCCAAGACGATCCTCGAGAACGCCACCAAGGACGCCGCTGACAAGGCGAAGGAGGCCCTCGAGGCCGCCGGCGCCACCGTCACCGTCAAGTGA